The DNA window TCAGGGCGATCGACACCGGCTTTGCCATTCACCTCCAGTATCAGGGCATCTCGAAGGGGACAGCCCTCTCCGACCTTGCCCTCCTGATGGGCCTCTCTCCCGCAGATTTCCTTGCTATCGGTGACTCTGAGAACGATAAGGAGATGATCGGCCATGCCGGCATCGGGGCCACCGTGGACAACGCCACGCCTGGAACGAAGGCAACAGCCGATTATGTCTCTGAAAAGAGATATGGGGACGGGTTTGTTGAAATTATCCGGAAATATCAGAAATTATTCGGATAATTATTTCTTCGAGAGGTACCGGTCGACCACGATGTAGTCGCGTGCGTCCTTGACCGCTTCGAAGGCAATAAGCATGTGTTCGCCGTCCATCCTGTATCCTGCCGTGTCGAAGGAGGCATCAGGTTTGACGATCAGGTCGATCACCTCGCCGGTATCAAGGTCGACCATGAGGTTCTTGATCTGGCCGATGATCATCCCGTCATTGCTCATCACTTTTTTGCGTGCAAGGCCCCGTGAAAAGATCGTACTCATAGTTTCTGGGTGGGTTTCGGGGATATATAAATTGTTTGAAAAGAAGGAGAATTTAGTATCCCGCCGTTTTCCGCCGGGTGTTCACTTGAGAATCTCGGAGGCCATCTTGATGTCCACGGACTTGACGGTCTTTCTTCCCGCATGACGGGTGAGTTTGATCGCCTCCCGTGCGAGAACCGTGCCGTAGTCTTCCATCAGAGTGGCCAGAGCCTCGCTCCCGTCGGCACTGACACGCTCAGCACCGGCATTCTTGATGATCCTTCCGACTGGTGCAATTGGCAGTTCGCTCATCTGTTTTCACCTCGCTCCTCAACCCCGTCCCCCAGAGGGAAGAGTGGGTTGAAATAACACACCCCTTGATGTGAATACCCATATTTATAGTTGTGGGTTGCCAGATCAGTGTACCGCCAATTATTGCCCCCCTTACAGTGCGGGGAAGACACCTATGATGTCCGACTGGGTGATGATCCCGATGGGCTTTCCGCCCTCTACAACGATGAGACGCCCGATTTCACGCTCTTTAAAGCGCCGGATCACCTCGTAGAGATGGGTGTCGGCATCGGCTTCGACGACATCCGAGGTCATCACCGCGGTGACCGGTGTGGCAAGGTCAAGTCCCTGGTCCAGTCCGTCGGCAAGGTCGGTCAGGGTGACGATCCCGGCGAGCCTCTCACTGTCCATCACCGGCGCCCCATGGATGCGGTGCTGCGCAAAAAAGGACGCCGCGGATTTGAGAGTATCTTCCGAGGAGAGCGCGAGGATCGGGGCGCTCATATAATGCCGGACCGATTTTTTCGGGAGGGAGATCATCTCGATGATGGAAATGAGAAGCGAACTTTTTACCTCGTCTTTTCCGAATATCTCCCCCCTAACAAGGAGTTTGTTCACCGGGGTCGGGCCGATGGTGATCTGGTCCCCGATATCGAAGACCTTCACGCTCCCGAGGATCCGGATCAGCGCGTGGCAGATGTCAGGGTGGCAGAGGGTGGTGAAGTCGATCTCCGCCACATTGGCTCCCTCGACTTCGGTGCCGTTCCTGGCGATCGGGACATGCGACTCCTGGTCATAGTTCATGAGATTGAGCTCGCGGTAGGCCTGTGCCGAGGGGTTGTACCCTCCCTTCGGGCCGGGGACGCCGTCGACGAGGCTGAGAGCCTTGAGGGACTGCATCTGGTTCCTGACTGTCCCGGGATTGCGCTTGAGCACGTCGGCGATCTCCTCCCCCTTGATCGCGCGGGAATGTCGGTGGTACAGGGTGATGAGGGTGATGAGTATCTCTTTCTGTATGAGCGATAAATCCATACACAGAGTTTGGTCTCACTGAGCATCAATATTTTTGGTTGTGGGTGTCGTGGATTTTGAGAGAATACCGACCGTACCGACGGCGGACGAAGTGCTTGACCGGAGTTTCCGGCGAGCCGCCGCAAAGATGCGGACAAAGACGAACAAAGACCGTGCGAATGAAGATTTTGTCAGGGCAGTTTCAAGCGCCGTCCATGACAAACTGGTCCATGTCATCCAGTCGTTTCCGGTCTTCGAGGACCAACCGCCTTTTTACCGTGATACCGTCGAGGCGCTCTTCGGTATTGAAAGGCTGAAGATGGCCCTCGGGAACGTGGGGTGGGCAGCGATGCACACCAAAAGGATGGGCTTTGAACACGGCGGAAGACGGATCAGGAGGGCCGAGGATACCGCAGCAGTGCGGAAGCGGGCGGTGGCGAGGATCGCATCGATCGTCCACCAGATCAACAAAGACCTCCTCTTCCTCAATGTGGCGCGAAATGTCCTGCGCAAACTCCCTGACGTCAAGGACAACGAGTTCACCGTGGTGATCGCGGGCTACCCGAATGTGGGCAAGTCCTCCTTTATCAGGCTGGTCTCGTCGGCCGAGCCGGAGATCGCTTCGTACCCCTTCACCACGAAGGGTGTGATCCTGGGCCACAATTATGATGGGCGCCACAGGATCCAGTTCCTCGACACCCCCGGCCTTCTCAACAGGCCTGAGGAAGAGAGGAATGCCGTCGAAGAGCAGGCGATCGCCGCGATCGTGAATTCCGCACACCTGATCGTCTTCATCCTTGACCCGAGCGAGTACTGCGGCTACCCGATAGAGGACCAGAATGATCTCCTTGAGGCGATCAGGGTGATGGCCGAGGTGCCGATTCTCGTCGTCGCCAACAAGGCCGATATCCGTCCGGGAGAGGAAGGCATGCTCTCCATGTCCACCGCCACCAGAGAGGGCGTGGACGCGGTGCTCACCGAGATCCTCTCACGCTATCAGGAGCCAGCCCCAGCTCCCGCTCAGGGCGCAGCCGAGGAGGAAGCCGAGGATGGCACCGCCGTTGAGGGGCGGGAGTCCGGCCTGTGGACGACCGGAGAGGACGAACTTGAGGAGGACGGCCATACCGACGACTGACCCGGCCATCGCTCCGAGCGCCGGGACTGAGATGAACCAGAGGGTCGGGGCCGGGACGAAGACCTGGGCCGAGACGACAAGGATGGACGGCATGATCAGGTCGCCCATCCCCATGATAAATGCCCCGCGCTCTTCCTTCTCCTGCTGAAGGTTCATCCCTTCTTTTCTGAACGAAAAATCTCTCTTCTTTGGTATGACGAAGAGGATGGGCGTCTTGAGGTCGATGATACCCTCGGCAAGGGCGATCATGTGCTTTGTCCTGTACACCGAGAGAGCGTCATAGACGGCAAGGAGAGAGAGAAGGAGGATCACCGGCAGGACGGCAAGGGAGATCCCGAAGATGGAGGCGACGCCCCCGGCGATAAGGATGCCGAGGGTGTCGATGACGTACCACTCGGGGTACAGGAAGAGGACGGCCGTGGCTGCACCGGCGGCCGCGATTGGGAGGATGAACGCGGCAGAAGAAACTCCGAGGACGACGGCCGACAGAGTCCAGAAGATGTAGTAGAAAGTCAGGAATATGGAGAGCGCAACAAGTCCGAGGATCACTTTCTTTCCGCCGATCCTGATCAGACCGAGCATGAGAAGAGTGAAGGCCAGGAGGAGGCCGAGAAATATAAAGGGATTTGCGACAGATGTCGGGTCTTCAAAGGCCGCAACGCCGGCCGACTGCATCGGCAGGGCAAGGAGGATGCCGAGCACCTCGACCACGATCAGCATCGCCGGCATCACCATCAGGGGCATGTTATTCCGAATATCCATTTCTGACCTCTTCTGATATCGTTAGATTAATTAATAGTTCCTTATCATCTAAAAGCATGGAGATCCGAGAAGCCCTCGTTGACATTGTCCTCACCATCGTCCTTGTCCTGTCCACCCTCACCCTGGTCTGGCGGGTCTGGCAGGACCTGACCATGGCTGTGGCGACGACTCTGATGATGCTCTCCCTTGGCGGCCTCTTTCTCTCGCTCGGGTACAAGATCCAGCAACTCGAGGCAAGCATCATTGCGCGCGAGCGGACGATGCGGGTGAACCTGGAAGAGCTCTCCACCACAATGGCACAGAAATATGACACTACCGTGAGGCACATCGACGATACGGTGAGCGATATCACCCGCAGGATGTACAGGTAAACCCTTTTTGCGAGATTATACATGGGCGTTGCATTACGTGATATACTCGGCGAGTTCTGTCAGGAGATGGAGCTTGACGACGTGCGGGGCGCGGTCGGCATCGATGCCTTCAATGCGCTGTACCAGTTCCTGACCATCATCAGGCAGCCTGACGGCACCCCCCTGATGGACGCGGAAGGGCGCGTCACCTCCCATCTATCAGGGCTGTTTTTCCGGAATATCAACTTCCTGGAGAAGGGGATACGCCCGGTCTATGTCTTTGACGGCGCCCCCCCGGAACTGAAGAGCACGACGGTCGAGAAGCGCCGGGAGGTGCGGGAGGCGGCAGGTGTCAGGTGGCAGGAGGCCATCGCCTGCGGCGACACCGCGGAAGCCTATAAGCAGGCGCGCGCCTCGACACGGA is part of the Methanofollis sp. genome and encodes:
- a CDS encoding CBS domain-containing protein, whose translation is MDLSLIQKEILITLITLYHRHSRAIKGEEIADVLKRNPGTVRNQMQSLKALSLVDGVPGPKGGYNPSAQAYRELNLMNYDQESHVPIARNGTEVEGANVAEIDFTTLCHPDICHALIRILGSVKVFDIGDQITIGPTPVNKLLVRGEIFGKDEVKSSLLISIIEMISLPKKSVRHYMSAPILALSSEDTLKSAASFFAQHRIHGAPVMDSERLAGIVTLTDLADGLDQGLDLATPVTAVMTSDVVEADADTHLYEVIRRFKEREIGRLIVVEGGKPIGIITQSDIIGVFPAL
- a CDS encoding presenilin family intramembrane aspartyl protease PSH, whose amino-acid sequence is MDIRNNMPLMVMPAMLIVVEVLGILLALPMQSAGVAAFEDPTSVANPFIFLGLLLAFTLLMLGLIRIGGKKVILGLVALSIFLTFYYIFWTLSAVVLGVSSAAFILPIAAAGAATAVLFLYPEWYVIDTLGILIAGGVASIFGISLAVLPVILLLSLLAVYDALSVYRTKHMIALAEGIIDLKTPILFVIPKKRDFSFRKEGMNLQQEKEERGAFIMGMGDLIMPSILVVSAQVFVPAPTLWFISVPALGAMAGSVVGMAVLLKFVLSGRPQAGLPPLNGGAILGFLLGCALSGSWGWLLIA
- a CDS encoding histone family protein, with product MSELPIAPVGRIIKNAGAERVSADGSEALATLMEDYGTVLAREAIKLTRHAGRKTVKSVDIKMASEILK
- a CDS encoding PRC-barrel domain-containing protein, yielding MSTIFSRGLARKKVMSNDGMIIGQIKNLMVDLDTGEVIDLIVKPDASFDTAGYRMDGEHMLIAFEAVKDARDYIVVDRYLSKK